AGTTCCCGGTCCTTGTCCCAGCCGCGGTAGTAGCTCAGGGTCAGCCCGTCCAGTTCGACCAGCTCGCTCAGGGTCTGCTCGAAGACGGGCTTCAAGGCCTTGATGTAGTTGCGACGGTATTCATCTATTTCCGCACTGGCGAGGCAAAGCTCCCGATCCCAGGCGGCTTGCGAAACGGCGTCCAGTGTACCATGCCGCAGCCATGAGTTCCGCTGCCGCAGGGCCTTCTGCAGGCGCTGCCAAGTGGCCATGAAGCGCGGTTCCACGTGGAACACACCCCAATCGAGGAACTGGCGACGCACCTTCGGCGCGCCTTCAAGCAACCTGAAACTGTCCGGGTTGATCAGTTGCAGTGGCAGCATTTCGGCCAGTTGTGCGGCACTGCGCGCATTCTGTCCGTCAATGCGAATGGTGAACTCACCTTGCCGCTCCCGCGAAACCCCAAGGTTGCTGGTGCCACCCTCGGCCAGTTCAACCTGGCCGAACACTGTGCAGGTCGGTTGCTCGTACTGGATGACCGGGTTCAACCGGGTACTGCGGAACGAGCGCGCCAGCCCAAGCAGGTGCACGGCTTCGAGCACGCTGGTCTTGCCACTGCCGTTGGCGCCGTAAAGGATGTTGATGCGGGGGGAGGGTGAGAGGGTCACCGGGTGCAGGTTGCGCACCGCGGTGACCGAAAGACGTCGAAGGGACATGTCGCCTGCTTAGGTTACAGACGCATCGGCATGACAACGTAGGACGAGTCGTCATTGCCCGCTTCCTGCAGCAAGGCGCTGCTGTTGGAGTCAGACAGAATCAGGCGAACCTGTTCGGTGGTCATGACACC
The window above is part of the Pseudomonas muyukensis genome. Proteins encoded here:
- the recF gene encoding DNA replication/repair protein RecF (All proteins in this family for which functions are known are DNA-binding proteins that assist the filamentation of RecA onto DNA for the initiation of recombination or recombinational repair.) yields the protein MSLRRLSVTAVRNLHPVTLSPSPRINILYGANGSGKTSVLEAVHLLGLARSFRSTRLNPVIQYEQPTCTVFGQVELAEGGTSNLGVSRERQGEFTIRIDGQNARSAAQLAEMLPLQLINPDSFRLLEGAPKVRRQFLDWGVFHVEPRFMATWQRLQKALRQRNSWLRHGTLDAVSQAAWDRELCLASAEIDEYRRNYIKALKPVFEQTLSELVELDGLTLSYYRGWDKDRELNEVLATSLLRDQQMGHTQAGPQRADLRLRLGANNAADILSRGQQKLVVCALRIAQGHLVSQVRRGQCIYLVDDLPSELDEQHRRALCRLLEELNCQVFITCVDHEFLREGWQTETPVALFHVEQGRITQTHDHRE